The Anopheles moucheti chromosome 3, idAnoMoucSN_F20_07, whole genome shotgun sequence genome contains the following window.
CAGGGAATGAACAGGAATACAATACTCATCTACTGGATGATGCACGCGCGTTTTGCTTCAGGAGATAAAAGCCACAGTCACTTGGAAAACTGTGCACCGGAAACAGAAAACTGGTAGTGCTATAGTACAAACAGACATTTAGATGGCGCACTATAAGGATGGAAAGGGCAGGGGGGTTGCTTCTCTCACAAAATAATCTTCGTGCACGAAGAAAGAGAAACATACAACTTATATACAATAAGCTTTGATGGGTTTGAAGGATTTGTAAGGGGGAGAGTAGTGAAGGATATAGAAACGATCCGTTGTGATCCTCACTTCATTGCGTTCTGCCTACCACGCCGCCGCAAGCTTCCCGATTCGGTGGACAAGATTACCTAAGCTTTTGCGCTACTAAAAACGATCCTGCTTCGTCCTTTAAATAATAAACTGAACACACGAAACACGTGTCGAAGAAgggcaacacacacaacacattaCACCCTGGTTGGTGGAGTGCCCAAAAAGGGGATACGCTTCGGGCTCGGTGTATTGCTGGTCCACTGCCGTGCTCGCGGTGCCGCCTGCTGACAGTCGGAGTAGGAACgatctgcaaaacaaaacccaacaataGAAAATTTATATAAGCAAAGATCTTTCGAGGGCTCCCTTGTATTTGTGGCACACTTACCTCTGAATTTCATTCCCTGCGATTCGTTGATGATGGCAGCCAGGGCCGGATGTTGCTGGTAGCGATCGCGCTGCTGCGTACCGTTGGCACGATCGTTAAGGGTCGATCCTCCACCATTaccattgttgttgttgttgctgctgctgttgccgttgttagtgttgttgttgctgttgttgttgttgtttagtcCGTTAAAATGTTGATGGATGTTGCCATTGCTGCCGATCACACCGTTCGGATGCTGCGCCACGTGTTGATGATGCGGATGCGGATGGTAGTGTGAGGGgaggtgatggtggtggtggccaccaccactaccattGTTGTTGATGTGGTTATTGTTGTTGGCGAGggcactgttgctgctgccattGCTGTTATATTTGCTCTGCTCGAAAAACTCTGCCCGTACCGAACGGATCGAGTTTTTGTTCTCCTCCGTATTGCGGGCCCGAAGAATCTTCTGCTCCTGTACGCTGTAGCTGTGTGTTTGGAACGTGAGTTAGTGAGGCTGACGCACATGCtgggaggttgttttttttttcttattcttaccGAGATCCATAGCTGTTCagatggttgttgttgttcgtgcTGCCGTTGCCGTTGAAGTTCTGCACATTGACGTACCCATGGCGAATGCTGCTCGCCGGCGAAACGAGCGTTCCCCGGGACGAGCTGATACCGGTGTCGGTTGTCTTGTCCTTGCCCAGGAATCCGGAACCGTGGCCATGATTGTTGTATGCCGAGCCGAAGTAAATGTTGTCTCGGCAGCTCGATGGACGGTGCGTCGATGGTGGCGTATCGAGCCCACTATCACACCCGGTATAATCCAGATCGGTGAGGACTGTAAACGACAACACGGGTAGTGGCGGATGTTAGGTTAAGCAATTCAAAAGATGAACTTCCCAACCGATCGTACTTACACGAATGGCGGCTACTATCGTTCCCACCCGGACCGAGCGGTCTTCTGTACAGATCGTCGTTCTCGCGGTAGCGTCCGCCCCGGCGCAACTCAACCTCCTCCTCCAGATCGTCGTGCAGCGTGTAGCTGTGATTGCCGTTGACAAAGTTGTCCGCCAGCTTCTTCAACGGTGAGTACGGGAACCCATTGTAGAGGCTACCGTTGTGGCTGCTGTACCCATTGCTTGAGGTACCGCCGCCGGACAAGTTGTGGCGTGCATTCGGCACCTTCTTCGGGGTCGAATGGTTCGTCAGCAGACCGCTGCACAGCCCGTTCTCGTTGATCGAGCTGAGATCGGGCACCGAATCCGACAGCAGGATGTGGTTGAACCGCTGACCGCCCGGTTTCTGATGGCGCGACATTAGCCAGTCCTCGATCGCACCCGAGTAGGTGCCGCCGAGCCCGAGGTGGTTGCTCTGCAGTGAAGCCGCCGATACTGGGGCCGCTAGCGAGGCGCGCGATCGTGGCCCTTGCGTTAGCCGAAGAGCACGACGCCGCTCCTTGCTGCTCAGCGTGCACTCCTCCAGCAGCTCGAACCAATCCTCCAGGCCCTGGTCGCTGCGCAACAGGACGCGTCCTTCTCGTGAACCGAGAAGCAGGCCTATCGCGCTGTACGACCGCCGATTCAACCATTCCACCTTTTCCACGTCGACTAGTTTGATCTGCGGAAGACAAAACAGCCAAAGTTTGCATTAATTACATTATAAAAGCGAACATTTCAAACACACTAAACGTGAATACGTGGAGTCCGAATCACTAATCATGCGCTAACTAGTGATTATTTATCCCGTAACGAGCCCGCCCCTCGGTAGAAAATGCCAGTACAAGCGGCGATAGAACAAAGGCGAAATCAATTGCAGTCAGTCAGTCAAAATCGGTTCGACGTTTAACGCTGGATGACTCCACTGTGCAGCcatgtttttgttcgttcccTACGTTCTCCTTTGTGCCTCTTGTTATCGAAACACAATTGATGATACGATTAATTAGGCCAGGAATTCAATTCCACCGCCAGCAGCAGTTGAAGGTATTTTTCGGGAGacttttattttcccattttgtcAGCCTCTGAACTGATGAACTCagaaaaactgaaaaataaaGTGAATGATTGCTAATcggtatttttttatattttcgtaCAGTTTGGCAACATTTTATACCGGTTTTAGACACTGTATATTATTGAAATTTACAAAATTCAATGGTTGACATTTCATCGTTTCATAACGAATGATAGCTTCTattaaaaaaagctttcaatccattttttaaatattattgaacaatggaaattaaatttttatttatttttaatcaacttcttgtatgatggtttttgttgtattatCAGCACCGCTTgcttaatgattttttttaggaGAGTCATTCACATGAACCTTAAGTGAGGAGTCATTTCCATTGAAAGCTTCCATTGAAATTGCAAATACCGCTCCGTGTGCGGGAAAAGCCAATCCCAAAGGGAAATCGAACTTTATCGATATGAtcagattgcatactttccaTCAATTCATCCCTTAAAAAATCCTTCCAGAACATTTGCACGCGATAATCGTTAAACTCGTGTTCGATCTCGTGTTCGAAGGGGATGTTAATAACCCCATCTGCTACGTGTTTGATTAACGAACGCGGATCGAGTAtggacacgaaaaaaaaacccccctccCCGGTGGGCGAGTTCATTGGATTTGCTGATGGAGTTTCAGCGCGTTTTGTCCGCTTTGGTTTGGTTCCATTCCGCACACTCTCCTATGTTTGTCTTGGCATGTGTCGAGGAACGTGCCATCGCCCTTCGCGACTTGCTGACCTATGTAAGCCTCGGTTGAATCCCTTTTCGCTTCACGGTTCACCTCTTACAACCGACCTCGCTGCCTGATTAAGCTTACTGCCCTGTTAAATGGTTTAACCAGCCCTTAATCCATCTTTCGTGTCGGAGCACGTCTACTAACTACTCGTCGCTCGTTGGGTTTGTAAAAGAAGCGCCCGATTATCACAACGGACGATTCTTGAAAGTCAACGGGCAAACGGGTGAGTCTGTGGCCCCCTCCTACTAGACTCCAGCCATGGGTGAATCAATTAAAAGCAATTTATATGCACTCCATTGAACAAACATTTGATTTTTGCAAGTGCAAAGCGCACTTAATTGCATTTCCACTCTTCTTCAAGCGAGTACGATTTTTCGCATTCGCACATAGAGGCCGGGTcgtgtcgtgttttttttttgttgctttccccAACCTTTCTCAGCATCACAGCCATCACTGTACGACTTCCTGCTGTGTCCAACAGCGACAATGCCGTCCTCCAATCCTGGCAGACTTTCTTCGCTGCACTTTGGCATTGCAACGGAGGCGACCGTTCATTGTTTACATATCGCGCCGTAGCACAGCCGACCCAGGTATAGGAACACGAAAGCCCTCGGTCTGGCAGCACAACACGTTTCACTTAGCGGAGTTCGTCCGGGAGTTTCCGCTTCCGCTTCTTgaacccaaacacacacacatgaagcAACTCGATCGTGAAAATGtgcgaaaatgaaatttttccatCCCACCGCAACCAGGCGCGCCAACGACACACacgtacaacacacacaacaacggAGTGTTTGTCTTCTGTGAGCTTTCTCTGACGAAGCTGAGCACCCCGATTGGGGAGAGTCGTTGCTGGaacgatatatatatattttgcttccattttccaccgtaCGTGCGTGCAGCAGATGCAGTTCTTCTTCGCAATGCAAGCTTACCCGGTCGCATTGATTCTGGCCAGCCACACAACGAGACGGTGCGGAACAGATCGTCATACAATTGTGTGAACCACCGTGTGGCTGTTGTGTGCTGGTCCCTCGCATCGATAGACATTCGACGTTCCAATCCTTCGGTAAAGATGGCAAAACCAACACACGACGACGCACACTATGGAAAAGCCATTTAGGGGTTTTTTGCGAAACGATTTGTGTGGAATTTCATTAATTGTTCGTGggaggtgtgtttgtgtggcatTAAGCGAAATTTATGATGCATGATTAAAGGGAGAATGAATGCAGTCAGCATTGTTTtcgcaataaaacaatttattgtAAGTTCTCGCTGCTGtaggttttaaaaataattgctaAAAATGTCCAAATAAATATACCGACATCAATCAATATACTGGGTTTACAATCAATATCTCAATATATCAATACATCGGTCATCGTAAACTCCTTATTTATAAAACAccttattaaaattataatcataaaactacacaaaattgattaattaaattttgattgttttccaaCAAACTTCAAACTTTATCAAACTCATATATGCTAGAGAATTCGAAACAAATGAAAGAATAATACAATTGTAACTATTTTGTATTATGTTATGTATGTATTTTGCCacattaaaattcaatcatattcattattttatttaaaaaacaccAATTTAGCCAATTTAATAGGCTAGatttaaaagaaaacgaaacggcaACAGCCGTTACAGGAATCTTTAAATGTGCATCTGCGAAGCAAGTCTTGCAATTCAGTATGCAGCATTCCTAAGAGACCTGAGAATCGATTCACTTTGAAACAAGATTCAAGCATCTATATTAAGAATATTTTTAACTTTCTGAATTCCGATGCAAGCTTTCTATATTTCTGGTTTACTTATATTTGTACATACAGTTGAATGTATATACTTTCAAATCGAAAAACGTCCTGTTCAATGTATAATATAGcttttcttttgaaaaatCTCAAAATCATCTATTTTTCATGATAATTCTGAGCTCTATGAAGAAGTCTTCTATGAAGAAGTTTCACTATAAAGCGAGTGGAATtctcaaaatttaaaattactattgttgcaaaaatgttttaattacaaaGTAATACAATTTTTTCGCACTACATTTCATTCCATTATGCCAGCGATTGGAAGGGTACTTCTAATTTCTGGATGGGACAAATCCAATGAAAATGCACCCACCATTCCATTCTTAATGCAACtaaccctccctccctcccctcccTCATAGCATTTAGGAAATGGTGCTACGCTGGATGGGGACGAGCGAAGGGCAAATATTGACCCTTTTTCCGCTTCAAAATTACTGATCGAAGTGAGTACTCAAATAGTGGAGTTCCCTACCATGCAGTGCAGTGCCATTTTTGGAGTTTCATTCGCCAACtcgttagaaaaaaaacgcatgcGATTTGCCTTTGGCCAGTTACCATTAACTGGAACCCAGTGCAGTGCAACAGCGTGTTCACTCAAGCGCCAGAAAAACCCATGGCGAAACATCGGTTTCATTGCCTGTGCTTTTATAATGCTACATTTCTGGTCCTGGGGCCCGGTCGTTTCATCGCTTGCAGTAGCATTAATGTTGCCGCCCATTGGCCCACCTGACACCCGAGCGGCGAGGGGCTTTAGGTAGGGCCGCGTTCTATCCACCACCCGAATGtgtttaaacacacacacacacaatccaaCGTGTTGCCTGCGTCCGTAAAACATCGTGCAGCTATAGAACGTTGGCTGGCCAGTCCCGGCCTGTACTTACCTTAAATATAAACTGTCCCATGTCGGAAATCTTCTCCGACGCGGATCCGGTCGCTCGTTTGAAACAATTGAGATAATCACGTGTTAGGATGAAGTATCTGAAATAAGTATCAAAGTTAACGTCCCATCATTAGTATCGCATGGCATACCAACGGCGAACAAACCGGAAACCGGAAGCTAATTGCCAATCGGAACAGAACACACCGAATAAAAGCGGCACTT
Protein-coding sequences here:
- the LOC128305366 gene encoding homeobox protein 2 — translated: MRVTSESNSGPPSRTPSIMDSPTLVRVERARLRQEADSNGQRPGSGQREDSLERCLLDPKKSLLIGRIPVAQMTGPIKRGLLWQQRDRLFSRWKERYFILTRDYLNCFKRATGSASEKISDMGQFIFKIKLVDVEKVEWLNRRSYSAIGLLLGSREGRVLLRSDQGLEDWFELLEECTLSSKERRRALRLTQGPRSRASLAAPVSAASLQSNHLGLGGTYSGAIEDWLMSRHQKPGGQRFNHILLSDSVPDLSSINENGLCSGLLTNHSTPKKVPNARHNLSGGGTSSNGYSSHNGSLYNGFPYSPLKKLADNFVNGNHSYTLHDDLEEEVELRRGGRYRENDDLYRRPLGPGGNDSSRHSFLTDLDYTGCDSGLDTPPSTHRPSSCRDNIYFGSAYNNHGHGSGFLGKDKTTDTGISSSRGTLVSPASSIRHGYVNVQNFNGNGSTNNNNHLNSYGSRYSVQEQKILRARNTEENKNSIRSVRAEFFEQSKYNSNGSSNSALANNNNHINNNGSGGGHHHHHLPSHYHPHPHHQHVAQHPNGVIGSNGNIHQHFNGLNNNNNSNNNTNNGNSSSNNNNNGNGGGSTLNDRANGTQQRDRYQQHPALAAIINESQGMKFRDRSYSDCQQAAPRARQWTSNTPSPKRIPFLGTPPTRV